The DNA window CTATTGGTCGCCCAGCACCAACCGCAATCCGGCGATCAGTTTGTCCATGCCGGCCTCCAGCTTGCTGCGTGGGCAACCGACGTTGAGGCGCAGGAACCCGCGGCCTTCCTCGCCGTAGGTAAAGCCCGGCATGATCGCCACCTTTTCGCGCTCGATCAGCACCTGCTGCAGCGCCCGATCGTCTACGGCCAGCGGCCGCAGATCGATCCAGGCCAGGTAAGTGGCCTGCGGCGGGCGCCAGCCCAGCGCCGGAAACGCTTGTTCCAACCGCTCGGCGACGTAGGTCAGATTATCCTGCAGGTAGTCGCGCAGGGAATCCAACCAGGGTTCGCCGTGGCGATAGGCGGCCACGTGCGCGGCCACCGCCAGCACCGCCGGCGAGGAGAGGCCGTCGCGGGCTTTGAGCTGCTGGAAGTAAGCTTCGCGGCTGGCATCGTCGCTGATGAAGCCGTAGGCACCGGTCAGCGCCGGAATGTTGAAACTCTTGGAGCCGGAGGTCAACAGGGCCCAGGCGCCGGTCGCCACCTGGCTCCATGGCGTATGGCGGCGTTCCCCCCAGACCATGTCCATGTGGATCTCATCGCTGATGACGCGCACGTCGTGGCGCTCGCACAGTTCGGCCATCTGCTGCAGCTCGTCGCGGCGCCACACTTTGCCGGTGGGGTTATGCGGGCTGCACAGCAGCAGGATCTTGGTTTGCGGCCGCGCCAGCAACGCCTCAAGGTGCGCCATGTCGCAGCGCCAGTCGTCGCCGGCTTTGTGCAGCGGGCAGGCCAACAGCTGGCGTTGGTTGGCGAGGATCACCTTGTAGAAGGCGTCGTAGGCCGGGGTATGGGTCACCACATAGTCGCCCGGTACGGACCATTGGCGGATCAGCTGCGCCGCCATGTAGATAACGGAAGGGCCGTACACCGCCGTTGCGGTGTCGATAGCGGTGTTGAAACGTTGCTGATACCAGTGGCGCAGCGCGCCGAGAAAATCCTCATGCTGCCAGCGGCTGTAGCCCAGCACGCCGTGCTGCAGGCGCCGCTGCAACGCCTCGAGAATGCACGGCGCAGTGGCGAAATCCATATCGGAGATGGTGAACGGCAGCAGATCGGCGCTGCCGAAGCGATCGGCGATATAGTCCCACTGGGTGCACCAGGTGCCGTGGCGGTCGATCGGGGTGGAGAAATCAAACATGGGTGGCTCCCTGCAGCGCCGCGGCAGGTTGCGCCGTGGCTATCAGTGAGTCTAATTCATCCTTCACCGATTGCACCTGCGGGCCGATCACCACCTGCAAATTATGGTCGTTGAGATGCACTACGCCGATGGCGCGATTGGCCTTCAGCACCGCGTCGTCCACCCGGCTCATGTCGTTGACCGACAGGCGCAGGCGGGTGATGCAGTTGTCCAGCGTGATAATGTTGTCCGGGCCGCCGAGCGCCGCCAGAATCGCCGGCACATTGTAGCCGGATTTGCCCACCGCGCCGGCCGGCGCGCTCTGGCTGACGGCGCTGTCGCTTTCGCGGCCCGGCGTTTTGATGTTAAAGCGCTGGATGGCGAAGCGGAAAATGGCGTAATAGCCGACAAACCAGACGGCGGCCACCACCGGCACCAGATACCACTTGGTGGCGGTGCCGTGCAGAATGCCGAACACCACGAAGTCGATGATGTTGCCGTCGGTGTTGCCGATGGTCACGCCCAGCAGCGCCATCACGGTAAAGCCCAACCCGGTGAGCAGCGCGTGGATCAGGTAGAGGAACGGCGCGACGAACAGGAACAGGAACTCGATCGGCTCGGTGGTGCCGCCGACCACGCAGGCCACCACGCCGGAAATCAACAGTCCTTTGATTTTATGGCGGTTCTCCGGTTTGGCGCAGTGGTACATCGCCAGCGCCGCGC is part of the Serratia marcescens genome and encodes:
- a CDS encoding MalY/PatB family protein, encoding MFDFSTPIDRHGTWCTQWDYIADRFGSADLLPFTISDMDFATAPCILEALQRRLQHGVLGYSRWQHEDFLGALRHWYQQRFNTAIDTATAVYGPSVIYMAAQLIRQWSVPGDYVVTHTPAYDAFYKVILANQRQLLACPLHKAGDDWRCDMAHLEALLARPQTKILLLCSPHNPTGKVWRRDELQQMAELCERHDVRVISDEIHMDMVWGERRHTPWSQVATGAWALLTSGSKSFNIPALTGAYGFISDDASREAYFQQLKARDGLSSPAVLAVAAHVAAYRHGEPWLDSLRDYLQDNLTYVAERLEQAFPALGWRPPQATYLAWIDLRPLAVDDRALQQVLIEREKVAIMPGFTYGEEGRGFLRLNVGCPRSKLEAGMDKLIAGLRLVLGDQ